CAAGTCCCCTTCGATGACGTTTACGCCAGCGATGATGGCGTCGTCGGGTCCGACGAAGAGCAACACGACGAACAGCGTCGGAATAGCCATAACGCCAGCGACGACGTCCCATCGAAGCCACCGATGGCGGTCAGTGTAGGCGAGGGCGAACAGGAACAGCAGTGGCGAGACGAGCGCCACGCCGACGTGGAGGAGCTGGTAGAACAGCAGTTTCACGTCCGGATCGGTGTGAAGCAATTTGAGGGCCGAAAATCCCGTCCACAGGAACGCACCGAGCGAGAGGCCGAAGAAGAGGACGACCGACGGGTCCGCTCCTCGGGTTCGCACGCGAAACAGGGTGTAAACAACGATTATAAACGTAACTATCGTTGCAAAGAGAATTGGGAGTACGACTGGCGTGTATTGCCAACTCACACGACATACAGGGAAAGCGCACCACATGAGTGTATTGGCTGATTTCGGGGCGTTCAACGACAACGTGGCAGGAAAGAATCACCCCGTTGGTTTCCCTCGAGGTGGCCGATTGAGTCGTTTCGTTCCCCACCAGCTGGCTCGTGCTGGTTCTGCGAGCAAGACTCTGTGACGACTCGAATCCAACGCTAAGATGGCACGTGAGGAGATAGGTCACTCTCCTCCCCCTACCCTGCGGGCCGCTTCGGGTTCTCACACGTGCTCGGCGAGGTCGACGGCGGCCAGGCAGAGTAGTTGCGCGCACTTTACGTCGACGTCGGCTCAGTCACAATCGAATCGGACCTCGAGGGACGCTCGGGCGCCAAAAGACGTCTCGAGGCGTTCGCACGGTCAAGGGATGTCACTTATGCCGCGATCGGTTCAGGCACCGTCTCGTCGTCCGACGATTCCGTGCGCGGGAGATCAATCGTGAACTGGCTTCCGTCGGGTCCCGTCTCCGTAACCTCGACGGTGCCGCCGTAGGTACTGACCAGTTCGTCGACAAGGTACAACCCCAGCCCGTGGGTGGTCCCTCGTCCTTTCTCCCGCTCGAAGAGCGAGTCGATCGCGTCCGGCCGAATCCCCGGCCCGTTGTCTTCGATCTGAACGCGGACGGTGTCGTCCATTCGTTCAGCACTGACGCTCACGGTCGGGGTGTTGGCGTCGTTGTGCGTGACCGCGTTCGAGAGCACGTTCCCGAAGATGCGAGGCAACAATTCGTCGGCTTGGACGACGAGTTCGTCCGGGACGTCCGTCCGAACCTCGACGTCGCCATATCGGTTCGTGAGCTTGGCCACTTCCTCGGCCAGAACTCGAGTGAGGTCCACCGGATACAGCTCGTGCGTCCCCGAGGCCGTCTCCAGGAGGACGCGAACGTCGGCGATGACCGTGCTCATCTCGTTTGCCTCCTCGTGGATGATCGTAGCGTGCTTCCTGTACTCTGGATCCAGTTCCGACTCCGCTTCCAGGATCTGTGTCGCGTATCCGTCGATGATGTTCGCGGAGTTGAGCACTTCGTGTCTGAGCACGCTGTTCAGGTAGTCGAGCATCGTCCGTTGCTCCTCGAGTTGTTCGGATCGGACCGTCGCTCGCTCGGCGGTGATCGCCTGATCGATGGCCCGTCCTTCGAGGACGCCGAGGAGCAGTCCGACACCGGCGCCGAAGGCGACCGCCCACCGCGTCCAGCCCACCACGATGCCCCACGATTCGGTTGGCATGACGGCCATGAATCCGACGTTGAGTAGCGTGAACGTGACGAGTCCGCCGATCCACCACCAGGCGATGCGGGGATACCGACGGGACGACACCTGGACTCCTTCCAGCCAGTACCCGCCGTAGATAATCCCGATTGCGGCGATAGCGGTCGAGGCCGCGCCCATCACGAAGGCGCCGTTGACGAGGACGTTCGCACCGAGAACCCAGTGTGTCAGTACCTCCCCGGCCTGGACGGCGAGTAACAGGACGCCAAACCACCGTAACAGACAGGGGAGTTTCTCGTGCATACCGTATCTGTCTCTGAACTGGCGGCGGCATTATTAAGGGATGTGGCCAACCCATTCGATGACCGACACTTGTCCGATCGCGCGATGGGGCGCGTACGTCCGCGTCGTGCAGTTCTCGACTGAACCCGTTCGATTATTATCAATTATACAGATACGTCATGGAACTCGAGGCGATTCGGGAGATTGACCTCGATCGGCAACGATTCGCGTTCGGATACGGGTTCTTTACCGTTCCGCAGTGCGTCGAGCCAGTCGCTCGCGGCTCAGTCGTGTCGAAACCAACGACGGACGTCGTTTCACTCGCCCTTCGTGATTTCGGCATACCTTCGTTTCACTCAGTCGTGCCGAAACGACCGCTGCCCCGTAAACACCATCCTGCATCCACCTTTTTCTCGACGGGTTCTCTTCGATCACCCGTCTCCAAAAAAATCTGGACCAAAAACCGCTCGTTCGCGTTGCTCACTCGCGGTTCAGTCGTGTCGAAACCAACGACGGACGTCGCTTCGCTCATCCTTCGTGATTTCGGCATACCTTCGTTTCACTCAGTCGTGCCGAAACGACCGCTGCCCCGTAAACACCATACTCATGCCGAGTTCGTTCGCCGCCTCGATCACGTCCTCGTCGTTGACCGAACCGCCGGGCTGGATCACCGCCTCGATTCCCGCCTTCGCCGCCTCCTCGAGCCCATCCGGGAACGGGAAGAAGGCGTCCGAGGCCATTACCGCGCCCTCGGCGGACTTGCCCTCGGCGTGTTCCTCGGCCTTCATCGCCGCGAGTCGCACCGCGTCGACGCGAGAAACCTGGCCCATTCCCACGCCGACCGTCTCCGTGCCCTTCGCGAAGAGGATGCCGTTCGACTTCACGTGCTTGAGCGTCTGCCAGGCGAAGACCATCGTCTGGAGTTGCTCGTCGGTCGGCTCGCAATCGGTGACGACCTCGAGGTCCGTAGTTGATAGCTGTTGGTCGTCACGCTCCTGGACGAGTCGGCCCCCGACGAGGGGTTTCTCGGTGAACCGCTCGCTGGTGCCGTCAAGGTCGCCAACGTCGAGCACCCGAAGGTTCTTCTTTTCGCACAGGATCTCGAGGGCGTCCTCGGCGTAGCCTGGAGCGACGACGACCTCCTTGAACGAGTCGGTGATCGCCGCGGCGGTGTCGGCGTCGCACTCCCGATTGAGGGCGACGATGCCGCCGAAGGCGCTCATCGGGTCCGTCGCAAGCGCGCGGTCGTAGGCCTCGGCGACGGTGTCGGCGGTGGCACAGCCGGCCGGGTTCGTGTGCTTGATGACCGCGGCGGCCGGCTCGTCGAACTCCTTGATCAGGTTGAGAGCGCCGTCGGCGTCGTTGTAGTTGTTGTAGCTGAGCGCCTTCGCTCCCTCGTTCAACTGCTCGGCGTGGACGACGGAGGCCTCCTCGCAGGTGTAGTCGGCGTAGATAGCCGCGTCCTGGTGGGGGTTCTCGCCGTATCGCAGGGTATCGAGGCGGTCGCTCGAGGTGAGGCGTCGAGCCGGGAGCCCGCCATCTTCATCGGCTCCGTCGGCGCCGTCGGCTCCATCAGCCTCGTCGCCGTCGACTGTGACCTCCCCTCGCTCGAGGTCGACGTCCACCGCTCCCTCGGCGAACCACTTCACCACCCGCGGGTACGCACGGAACTCGCCCTCGTAGAGCACGCGGTCTTTGAGCGCCTCACGGGTGTCACCCTCGTAGACTGGCACCGGTTCCTGGGTGACGATCGGGCCCATGTCGACCTCGCTCTCGACGACCTCGCCGTCGTCGTCGGTGGCGTCGGTGACGACGTGAACCGTACAGCCCGTAACGGCGACGCCAGTCTCCAGAGCGTCGCCCCAGGCGTCCGTGCCGGGAAACGCCGGGAGCAGAGACGGGTGGACGTTGAGCGTCGTCGGCTGGGCCTCCAGGAAGGTATCCGAGAGAATGCGCATGTAGCCGTCGAGACAGACCAGGTCGTAGTCGTAGCCCTCGAGTACGGCGTTGACGGACCTCTCGTGGTCGCGTCGGCCCATCCCGTCCTCGAGCGGGACGACCTCCGATGGAATCCCGCGTTCGGCGGCAGCTTCGAGCACCGGTGCGTCGGGGTCGTTCGTCAGGACGACGGCGAGTTCGGCGCTACCTGGCGCCCGATCGGCGACGTTCAGCAGATTTCGCCCGCGGTTCCCGGCGAGTCCGGCGAGTCGTGTCATACCTGGTGGAGCGCTCGCGAACGGCAAAGTGGTTGCGGTCTCGAGACGCGAAGTATGCACGAACGTGCCGCAAAGTCAGCCGGAAAGCGCGTGATAACCCAGACGATATGCACGGCCGTGGGACTCGTTCCGACACGCTTTTGCACACCGCTCGTGGATCCACGCACATGACCGACATCCACGCGCTGTACGCCGTCTCGCCGCTCGACGGCCGCTACGGCTCCCGGACGAAACCCCTGACGCCGTACGTGAGCGAGGCCGCGCTCATGCGCGCCCGCGTCCGCGTCGAAGTCGAGTATCTGCTCGCGCTCGCTGACCTCGGGGCGACGCCACTCGAACTCGAGTCTGACGAGCGAAATTACCTCCGCGGGCTCTACGAGAGCTTCGACGAGGAGGACGCCGAGTTGATCAAGACGCTCGAGATCGAAGGGTATGGGGGATTCGACGCGACCAATCACGACGTCAAAGCCGTCGAGTACTTCGTCCGCCACCACCTCCGCGACGGCAGCGAGGCGTCGCCGTGGATCCACTTCGGGCTGACCAGCGAGGATGTGAACAACCTCGCCCACCGGTTGCTGGTCCGGGGGGCCGTCGAGGACGTCCTCTTGCCCGCGCTGTACGACCTTCGAGATACGCTGACCGAGATGGCCCAGGAGCACCGCGACGTCCCGATGCTCGCCCGAACGCACGGCCAGCCCGCGACGCCGACGACGTTCGGGAAGGAATGCGCGGTCTACGCGGCCCGCCTCGGGCGCGCGACGGCCCGCGTGAGCACAGCGACCGACGCGCTCTCCGGAAAGCTCGGCGGGGCCTCCGGCACCTACGCAGCCCACGTCGCCGCTTACCCCGACGTCGACTGGCGGGCGTTTGCCCGCGAGTTCGTCACCGGACTGGGCCTCGAATTCACGCCCCTCTCCACGCAGGTGAACCCGTGTGACGACCTCGCCGCCGTCTTCGACGCGTTCCGCGGGGTCAACAACGTCCTGCTCGACCTCGACCTCGACGTCTGGCTGTACGTCTCCGACCGCTACCTCGGCCAGGAGGCCGTCGAGGGCGAAACCGGCTCGTCGACGATGCCCCACAAGGTCAACCCCATCGACTTCGAGAACAGCGAGGGGAACCTCTCGAAGGCCAACGCCGACCTCACGTTCCTCGCCGACTACGTCACCACCTCCCGCCTCCAGCGAGACCTCTCGGACTCGACGGTCAAACGGAACGTCGGGGCGGCGTTCGCACACTGCCTGATCGGGTACGGCAAGACGCAGGTCGGCCTCGAGAAGGTCGTCCCCAACGAAACGGTCATGCGCGAAGCCCTCCAGGACACCCCCGCGATCATCGGCGAGGCTGTCCAGACGATCCTCCGGCGAGAGGGCCGGGACGACGCCTACGAGCAGGTGAAGGCGCTCACCCGCGGTCGCGAAGTTACCCTCGAGGACTTCCACGACCTGTTCGCCGACCTCGAGGTGAGCGAGGACGTCCGCGAAGAGCTCATGGCCCTGCGCCCGGAGACGTACGTCGGCGTCGCGAGCGAACTGGTCGACGGCCTCGAGGAGTAACGCGCGGGCTTCCCGGTATCAGGGTCGCTCGAGTCGCTCACGCACGAATTGCCCATCCTCGCCACTCGCGTCTCGCCACCGCCAGGATCTGACGGCTGCATCGTCGTTGCCACCACTGCCCTCGAGACTGGCGATCACGTACGACCGATCGGGCCAGGCGGCCGCCTCGACGTCGGTCGCGCTGGGTCCCGACGGTCCGCGCGGATGGGAGTGGTAGAATCCGACGATGCCCTCGCCTCGAGCCTCGAGTCGCTCGAAGATCTCGAGTTGTTCTTCGGGATCGATTCGGTACCGGGTTCGCGGTTCATCGGCGACGTTCCGGGCCGGATAGTGCGACCGAACGCGACTCGTATCGGGGCCAAACTCGCCGCCGAGAACGCCACAGCACTCCTCGGGGACGCTCGCTCGAGCGTCCCCGAGGACCGCCCGTTCGATCGGGTCTGGGAGGACGAGCGTCGCCGTCTTGGGCGAATCCTCGTCCGGTATCTCTCGACCACCGTCTCCCTCTCCATCGCCGTCGCCGTCTCCGTCACCTCCAGCGCTCACGGGTCGACCTCGAGCCTTCGATCCAGGACGTCGAGCGGGACGGCAACGGATTCGTCCGGCGGTTCCGGGAATCGCTCGGGCTGGACGATGGGTGCGATGGCCTCGAGCGTGTCCACCAGCCGCGGACCGGGCCGGTTGAGGTACTGGTTCCCGTCGAGCGCCCAGACGCGCCCCTCGCGGACGGCAGCCAGTTCGTCCCACCCCTCCCTGTCACTGAGGTCCGCGAGGTTGGCTGCCGTCTGCTCGAGGTCGAAGCCGCAGGGGGCGACGATCGCGATTTCGGGGTCGTACGCGCGTATTTCGTCCCACTCTCGCGGACGAGAGCGTTCTCCCGCGTCGGCGAGCCCGTACCGACCGCCGGCCCACTCGACGAGTTCGGCCGTCCAGTGACCCGCGATCATGACGGGGTCGGTCCAGTCGAAGATGGCGACCCGTAGGCGTTCTCCGTCTCCGGGCGCGATGTCGGCCGTTCGAGTCCGAACAGCGTCGATGCGCTCCTCGAGGGCGGCAACCACGTCTCGAGCACGCTCCAGGACGCCCGCCGCCTCGCCTACGCGTTCGACATCCGCGAGCACGTCCGCGACCGAGTGAGGGTCCGTCGTCAGCACCTCGGGGTCGGCAGCGATTGCCTCGAGGGCGCGTTCGACGACGACCTCGTCGACCGCACAGACGTCGCACATTCCCTGGGTGACAACGAGATCTGGGTCGAGCGAGTCGAGCGTGTCGACGGCCACGTCGTAGACGCCGTCTCCTGCGGCGGCCTCGAGCACCTGCTCGTCGATGGCGCCGCTCGAGGCGTCGGCGTCGATCCGGGAGGCCGTCACCGACGGGCGGTCCCGGACGGCGGGTGGAAAGTCACACTCGTGAGAGACGCCGACGGGTTCGAGACCGAGGGCACAGACGATCTCGGTCGCCGAGGGAAGGGTGGTGACGATGCGCATAGCGAGCA
This region of Natronosalvus halobius genomic DNA includes:
- a CDS encoding sensor histidine kinase — encoded protein: MHEKLPCLLRWFGVLLLAVQAGEVLTHWVLGANVLVNGAFVMGAASTAIAAIGIIYGGYWLEGVQVSSRRYPRIAWWWIGGLVTFTLLNVGFMAVMPTESWGIVVGWTRWAVAFGAGVGLLLGVLEGRAIDQAITAERATVRSEQLEEQRTMLDYLNSVLRHEVLNSANIIDGYATQILEAESELDPEYRKHATIIHEEANEMSTVIADVRVLLETASGTHELYPVDLTRVLAEEVAKLTNRYGDVEVRTDVPDELVVQADELLPRIFGNVLSNAVTHNDANTPTVSVSAERMDDTVRVQIEDNGPGIRPDAIDSLFEREKGRGTTHGLGLYLVDELVSTYGGTVEVTETGPDGSQFTIDLPRTESSDDETVPEPIAA
- the purH gene encoding bifunctional phosphoribosylaminoimidazolecarboxamide formyltransferase/IMP cyclohydrolase, coding for MTRLAGLAGNRGRNLLNVADRAPGSAELAVVLTNDPDAPVLEAAAERGIPSEVVPLEDGMGRRDHERSVNAVLEGYDYDLVCLDGYMRILSDTFLEAQPTTLNVHPSLLPAFPGTDAWGDALETGVAVTGCTVHVVTDATDDDGEVVESEVDMGPIVTQEPVPVYEGDTREALKDRVLYEGEFRAYPRVVKWFAEGAVDVDLERGEVTVDGDEADGADGADGADEDGGLPARRLTSSDRLDTLRYGENPHQDAAIYADYTCEEASVVHAEQLNEGAKALSYNNYNDADGALNLIKEFDEPAAAVIKHTNPAGCATADTVAEAYDRALATDPMSAFGGIVALNRECDADTAAAITDSFKEVVVAPGYAEDALEILCEKKNLRVLDVGDLDGTSERFTEKPLVGGRLVQERDDQQLSTTDLEVVTDCEPTDEQLQTMVFAWQTLKHVKSNGILFAKGTETVGVGMGQVSRVDAVRLAAMKAEEHAEGKSAEGAVMASDAFFPFPDGLEEAAKAGIEAVIQPGGSVNDEDVIEAANELGMSMVFTGQRSFRHD
- the purB gene encoding adenylosuccinate lyase, whose product is MTDIHALYAVSPLDGRYGSRTKPLTPYVSEAALMRARVRVEVEYLLALADLGATPLELESDERNYLRGLYESFDEEDAELIKTLEIEGYGGFDATNHDVKAVEYFVRHHLRDGSEASPWIHFGLTSEDVNNLAHRLLVRGAVEDVLLPALYDLRDTLTEMAQEHRDVPMLARTHGQPATPTTFGKECAVYAARLGRATARVSTATDALSGKLGGASGTYAAHVAAYPDVDWRAFAREFVTGLGLEFTPLSTQVNPCDDLAAVFDAFRGVNNVLLDLDLDVWLYVSDRYLGQEAVEGETGSSTMPHKVNPIDFENSEGNLSKANADLTFLADYVTTSRLQRDLSDSTVKRNVGAAFAHCLIGYGKTQVGLEKVVPNETVMREALQDTPAIIGEAVQTILRREGRDDAYEQVKALTRGREVTLEDFHDLFADLEVSEDVREELMALRPETYVGVASELVDGLEE
- a CDS encoding desampylase; this translates as MPDEDSPKTATLVLPDPIERAVLGDARASVPEECCGVLGGEFGPDTSRVRSHYPARNVADEPRTRYRIDPEEQLEIFERLEARGEGIVGFYHSHPRGPSGPSATDVEAAAWPDRSYVIASLEGSGGNDDAAVRSWRWRDASGEDGQFVRERLERP
- a CDS encoding cobalamin-binding protein, producing MRIVTTLPSATEIVCALGLEPVGVSHECDFPPAVRDRPSVTASRIDADASSGAIDEQVLEAAAGDGVYDVAVDTLDSLDPDLVVTQGMCDVCAVDEVVVERALEAIAADPEVLTTDPHSVADVLADVERVGEAAGVLERARDVVAALEERIDAVRTRTADIAPGDGERLRVAIFDWTDPVMIAGHWTAELVEWAGGRYGLADAGERSRPREWDEIRAYDPEIAIVAPCGFDLEQTAANLADLSDREGWDELAAVREGRVWALDGNQYLNRPGPRLVDTLEAIAPIVQPERFPEPPDESVAVPLDVLDRRLEVDP